Genomic DNA from bacterium BMS3Abin14:
ATCCTCAAGCTCCTCCTGCGAAAGAGCAGAGTCGGCTCTCCAGGAGAACTGGCCCTCACCGGCAATAACGAATGGATCAATGAAAAATTCTATGTCACGATCAAGAGACGCGCATATCCGCATCAATTCTTCCGGTTTGAGTGCTCTCTTGCCTTTTTCCAGATCTGAAACGGTTTGCCGATCCTTGAAGCCGAGTTCTTCGGCAAGCCGCTGCTGCGACCAATTTGAAGATTCACGTGCCGCCTTAATCCTGTAGCCGATCATTCTCTGTGAGATATGATCCAACACATCTCCCTCCCTTCCAATACACTCTCCCCTTACACTCTCCCCTCAAATCAATAATAATCTTGCGAATCACAAAAGGCAAGAAATTCTTGCATTTTAGTATCAGCAAGATTGACAGGGTGTCTCAGGTTGAAATTTAACTGGGCGGAGATCCCCCTCGTCTTCCTGACATTGCCTGCCTATGCCGCGGCTTTCAGCGGTCTGATAATCGGTGTCGTGGATGGAGATACGATCGATGTCATGCATAACGGCAAAGCGGAACGAATCCGCCTCTACGGCATTGACTGTCCGGAGAAAAACCAACCGTACGGTAAAAAGTCCAAATGGTTCACCTCCACCCTGGCCTTCAGGAAGATCGTCACCGTAATCACAAAGGCCACGATCGCTATGGTAGAACGATCGGAGAGGTGATCCTCCCGGATGGAGACAGCCTGAACAGTGAACTCGTCAGGACCGGCTATGCCTGGTGGTACAGGAAGTATGCCTCGAAGAATTTTGAACTGATGATCCTGCAGGACACTTCGAGGAAACTGAACGCGGGACTATGGGCCGATACCGCGCCGGTAGCTCCGTGGGAGTTCAGGCGAAGAAGGAAAAAAAGTTCGAGACCCCAGACCCCGAGAAAAGTTTCCGCAAGAAAAAATGCTCTTACACCTGGTGCCCCCAACTATCTCTGTGACATCCTGAAAAGACTGGAAACCTGCTGGTCCGCCGTAGCTCCATGGAGCGAAGGGGGAAGAATGTCGGGTAGAAAATCAAGGAGAAAAATTCCCGGCAGCAACTTCGCCCGGTACGCGCCATTCTAGCTTCCCCAAGATCCAAGGTTTTTTGGTATTATATTTAGTGGGGATGTTGCTCATCGGCTTTTGTCGGGAGGTTTATCATGCGTTTTCTCATCAATTGGTTCATCTATACCCTTGCCATCGGAATTACCGCCTACATCCTGCCTGGAATTCGCCTGGACGGGGTTTTCACCGCCCTGGTAACGGCGGTGATCCTGGGGTTTGCCAATGGGTTCCTGCGGCCCGTCCTGTTCATCTTTACCCTTCCACTGACGCTCCTGACCCTGGGCCTTTTCACCTTCGTCCTCAACGCCCTCATGGTCCTGTTGGCCGCGGCCATCGTACCGGGATTTCACGTGAACGGTTTCTGGTGGGCCCTCCTTTTCTCTCTGGCTCTGTCCATAGTGATGTTCTTCCTCGGGGAGATGACTGAACCGCGGGAACGCACTGTTCGCTACGTCAGGCACGGACCGGATGTGAGGCGGGAGAGGGATGTCAACTGATAAACTTCTCCGATAACCGTGCCAACGCAAAGCCGCCAGGGAAAGAGAGTGCGCCGCATTGTAGGCCAGGACAAACATTTCCTCTGGACCAAATCAATCACTGTGTGAAACCTGTTGGTCCGCCGTAGCTCCAGGGAGCGAAGGGGGAAGAAAATGAGGTCCGGCTCCAGTGAGTCACCATCGTTGTGTGACGAACGGGTGGTAAAATAACACGTCCCGACGCCCTACGGCCGCAACCCAAAGCCTCTCTTTGCACACCATTAAGTCATGGACGACGCCAGGAATTTCAGTTGAAATTAAGTCAGGCAACAGCTATTCTTACTGGTAAGAATAGCTGGGAGGTCATTATGAAACCTTTTGCAACAACCAAAATGTCATCCAAGGGACAGATCGTAATCCCGGAGTCAATCC
This window encodes:
- the nucH_1 gene encoding thermonuclease precursor, whose translation is MKFNWAEIPLVFLTLPAYAAAFSGLIIGVVDGDTIDVMHNGKAERIRLYGIDCPEKNQPYGKKSKWFTSTLAFRKIVTVITKATIAMVERSER